The sequence below is a genomic window from Ficedula albicollis isolate OC2 chromosome 2, FicAlb1.5, whole genome shotgun sequence.
ccccccccccccccccccccccccccccccccccccccccccccccccccccccccccccccccccccccccccccccccccccccccccgccagcaACCAGCGAGCCGGCTGTGCCCGCGGGCTGTCTGGCCGGCCGGGCACCGCTGGCCCCACCGGACCGTGTCTCCTGGCACTCGCTGTTCGCAGCAAACCTGCCTCGAAGGGCACCGGGGCTCCCCGAGGGGCACCTCTGAGCCGCCCCTTTGCCCGGCGGCGCCGAGGCGCGGCTGCCGCCGCTCGGGGGGCATCCAGCTGTTGCCAACAGCTGTGTGTCAGCCCCGGCTGCGCCGCGGCCGAGCGCGGGGTCCGCCCCGCCGCCGTCCCCGCCCctgcgaggaggaggaggaggaggaaccGAGAGTGCCCGACCCGGTGGCTTTTAGGGGGGAGGCCACTCAGTTGTTAGAGCCCAGGCCCTGCACTCTGcttgcagctgctgtttctgctcgTTTCCAGCGCTACGGCcgccaggctggctgctgcccggcctcccctcctccttttgCCGGTACCTACCTCAAAACCGCCCGAGGCTGCGAGGCTCCGCTCTtgaaggaggaggaagctggGTCTGCAAAGGCAGAAGGGAATTGCATTGTAGCTGGGTGGCGGGGGGAAAACGGGGGGCGggggaagcccccccccccccccccccccccccccccccccccccccccccccccccccccccccccccccccccccccccccccccccccccccccccccccccccccccccccccccccccccccccccccccccccccccccccccccccccccccccccccccccccccccccccccccggggggcgggggaagagaggagaaaaaaaataaaaaggaaaaaaagagcgGAGCTGAGTCTGGAAGCGGGTCTCGCCGCCCAGGACCCGCACGCCCCGGCGGCCACGCGTGGGTGCAGATCGCGGCGCGGCGCGCAGGGCCGGGCGGAAGATGCACACGACGCAGAAGGACACCACTTACACCAAGATCTTCGTCGGGGGCTTGCCCTACCACACCACCGACTCCAGCCTGCGCAAGTACTTCGAGGTCTTCGGGGACATCGAGGAGGCGGTGGTGATCACCGACCGGCAGACGGGCAAGTCCCGGGGATACGGCTTTGTAAGTGCCGGGGCGCGGGGCAGGGCGGGGAGCGGCTGCGGGGAGCACCGCGGGGAAACTtccgcggccccccccccccccccccccccccccccccccccccccccccccccccccccccccccccccccccccccccccccccccccccccccccccccccccccccccccccccccccccccccccccccccccccccccccccccccccccccccccccccccccccccccccccccccccccccccccccccccccccccccccccccccccccccccccccccccccccccccccccccccccccccccccccccccccccccccccccccccccccccccccccccccccccccccccccccccccccccccccccccccccccccccccccccccccccccccccccccccccccccccccccccccccccccccccccccccccccccccccccccccccccccccccccccccccccccccccccccccccccccccccccccccccccccccccccccccccccccccccccccccccccccccccccccccccccccccccccccccccccccccccccccccccccccccccccccccccccccccccccccccccccccccccccccccccccccccccccccccccccccccccccccccccccccccccccccccccccccccccccggccgggtCGCTGCTATGGGCGGGAGGCTTCTCCTTCCCCGCGGAAAGGGATCTAATGCGCGGCATCGCCCCTTAAGGTCACCAtggctgacagagctgctgctgaaagggcTTGTAAGGACCCCAACCCCATCATCGATGGCAGGAAAGCCAACGTGAACCTGGCCTACCTGGGTGCCAAGCCGCGGATAATGCAGCCAGGTGAGGAAGCAGCCCCGAATGGGTTTTCTCTCCGTACCTCAGGTTCCTGAAGAGAGTAAAACTTCAAAAAAAGGTAGTGCTGCCCTCCACCTTCCTGAAGTACGCGCACAGTCGGGCGtgctttggttttgatttttaaatgcagcatgTAGTAACTTTCTGGCTGTTTTGCACATGTgccttatttaaaaaacaaaagggatCAGAGATAAATTATCTGGAGTTCTCCAGGAAGACTTCCACAGCTCAAACACTTCATTGGTTATTCCTGCTGTTGGGAATGTGGTGGCGCTGACCATTTACAGTATCGTTGCAGGGTAAGATTGGCCTAGGAGTGAATCGCTTCCAATGTGTGCGGTCTTATTAATACAAACAATATCTTAATGCAAACTTCTCAAGCAGATGGGAGCTATtatgcagattttaaaatggaatGGCTTTTCCTAAGACCACATCTGAGACAATCTGATGTCCCAGCCACTTCCCAGACTGCAGCTTTGCAGCAAGAGTGAGAGGAGCGTGGAGTGTGTGCACATTTGTGCTCTAAAGGAGGCCATTCTGAATTCCCCCGTGTTTAGCCTGATGAACACTTGTGCGAGTCATTAAGTGCGCGCCAAGGAAAGACAGGGTTTATGCTACGGTGTTTGGATAACAGAAGTTGGGATTTGACCCCCTGTGCTAGATCCTCATGAGTAGGGGTGACTTAAATTTAAGTCTGGAGAAATTACACGAATACACTGATGAATGGAAAGTACCATCCAGTTATGCACATGCTAGAGTTAGGGATCCAAATGGAGCACCAGGTAAAATGTGAACGAAAACCCTGTACTTGtttagaaaaagtaattttcctaaAGATCTCTAGGAAGGCGTGTGCTTTACCTGTTTAAGTtctgtgtgtgcgtgtgtgtatGTATGGACTGACACATTTTGCTTTCTAATTTTTGGTTCTACAGCCTTTCAGATGTACTGCAGGCTGTTATTGAAGGCTcttattctgcattttgtgtgtgtgtatatagcATAAATAAGTGCCAAAAAAGCACCCATACAGAGAATGTGATGTGTTTTTGTTGGTAGGTTTTGCCTTTGGTGTCCAGCAGCTTCATCCAGCTCTCATACAGAGGCCTTTCGGGTAAGTCTCAATGGGACTTCaaacaggggaggaaaaaaaatttttttttttaaaaaaaaaaaggaaaaaaaaagtatgatcATTGAAGGCCTCTTGCAGTAGCATCCTTAAAGCTGGCCAGAAATGCTGAAGCTCTCAGATTTATAAATGTATACCCATAAATGCGCTCACCTTGTCGGTCATGTTCCAAATGCCACAGCTGAGTCAAGTTGTGTGGGACGTGTCCCTTCCGACTAAGCAGTCCAGTCCCACATGACCCTATGATAAAACAAGGAGGTATGACTTGATGCAAGATTGCTGTGccccatttctctttttttcagcttgaCTCAATGTTATTTATCTCTTTCTAATCTGACAGGGATCGTTTACAGTTAAGATAACTGATCAGAAGGATATGATGATAAGAGGTGGAATAGTTCTGTTTGGAATTAAACTCTGTAACCAGTAGACTCAAACACAAACAAGCTAAAATGGTGATTAACGATGCATGTATGTTTTTTTCATATAGTCAATAGACCTCcgtgtgcttttttttttatttattacagtAATGAAGTGGTGTTGATAGCTAAACTGTGTgcttttatttaattgaaaGAGCTGTAGTGAAagttttttgggggggtctttttaattttggttttgttgttgagGAGTGACTTTGCCATGGGGAGCAaagggccttttttttttccttgctttcaaGCTGTAGCCTGTGACTTTTTTAACCACATTTTGTAGTGAGTGCTAAATTGTGTGACTTCTTGATTTTTAAGTAAATCAACATATTGCTTGCATGTTCatgatttttggggggtttgttcTTGGGAAGGGTGTGGAGCTCCTTATTAACGATGTACGTCCATTTGGGCTTTCTAATTTGAGGGGATTTTTTCTTCAATCTGTCTTTAATATGTAGTGCATTTCTCCTGAATTTGAGTATAAACTATTCCTAAGTGGATCTAACTCTTGCTTTTTATAGGCATATCATTAGGAGGTGAAGTCTGCTTTAAGCTTTCCATAGTGCCACTTCACTAATGCACACTGACTGAGAAACTCATTGCAAAATAGTGCATTTTGCTAATTAATGCATAAGCTAACAATAAAGTAGGGAAAATGTGTCACAAATGTATTTTGTTCATTTGATTAGAATAGCTTTAGAATATCATACTTATCTGTTATTAAGCAACATTAGGTTCTTAGTCATTTGATTTGTCAGAATGGAAGGAAACAGTTCCTATACTGAAAGCcacaggaaaaagtttttcctaGAAacttaatataattttaaaagagcGTGTTGATACTTCTGAGAGTGGAGAGGCTGTAAAAAacttttagtcttttttttttttaatcttattatGATTATCTGCTACTGTATTTTGCTTGCTTCTTTGAAGTGTGAGATGACAGTGTGTATGCAGTGATCAGTTTATGATGCCTACACGAAGGAGGCAGGAGGCAGAACACCTCATCTCCAGAGCTGTTAAAACACTTGTTGAAAAGGGAACTACTGAATTGTGCAGGGATCAGCTGTGGAGAGACTGAGTATTTGCTGACCACAACAGAAAAGGAGGACCTGTGGCAGTTCCTTGCTTAAAGGACTGTGCAAAAGTAGGAGGAgtctttcttgctttccttaCCCAAAGCCAACAATAGATGACATAAACCATGTTTAGGTCAGGGAAATCCTTCCAGCAAGCTGAATAAGGTTGGATTTCTAAGGCATTGCACATAAATCTGAAGGAATGTTGGTTGGCAGAGTCATGAGTATATGAAATTGGCAAGTTTTCATCTTGGCTGTTGCATTTCTTTTACTATGTGCAAACAACAGAGATTACTAATACTTCTTTCTCCTCAAAATTTCCAGTGACCTGCAACTTTATCTAAAGTATGTAGTTCACATTAAGGAGAACAGTATTCATTAGGATGAATGAACATCTTAATTCACTTCATTGACAGTAAGAGGGGATGTTTCCATAGTTATTTGAATCTCCTTCTGTTGAAGAGTTCCCTTTTGCTGTGTGGATTGCACTGAGGTGCACGGTCACCCTAGAGCTTCAGTTCTTCCTGTGCAGTTGCACTTTGGAAGTACACTTGCCTAATAGGCTGTGTGAAACAGGCTGTAGGGGTGATTCACTACCAATACTCAGCTAATCCATACACAAAAGCTTCAAATGTTTTGTGgttgagttttggggttttttcctaacagTGCAAATTAGTGAGGTGCTGCTATATTTTGGTACAGTCAGCTGTgttttagaatcatagaatggcctgagttggaagggaccttaaagatcatgttGTTCCAACCTCTGCCATGGACAAGGACATTTTTCCCTAGATcatgctgctcagagctccatccagcctggccttgaacactttcagagatggggcatccacaacatAAGGTTTCACATCTATCAAATAATcaacttaaaataatttcattatgtTGCATTACTTTTACTGAGAAGATGCAGAAGTTCAATATTCTGACTTAAGTACAACACTCTTGTGGTGCAGGGAGACAGAAACTAGATTAGCTTTGATGCagaatgcatttaaaatgcagggaattttttaaattcagtgctgcagaacattttttctCGCTTTTTACATTCAACATCTATCTTACTGTTGGTATGTTTCATAGAAAGCTGTTTGATCACAGTAATGGTTATCTATACAGCTTTGTTTTCAGGattgtttattaaaatactaTCTCTGAATTCAACAGGAATATGTGGAGGGGGAAGATGACTTGGCTTCCTCCTTTAACAAGAtagcttttcttgttttgctaaTGTGATTTTTACTTTAATATTAGTGGGAGAATTTGGGCTTATTCAGGTGTAGGACGTAACTGctgtggagatttttttctttattttctgtctaaAACCTGTACTTTGATCAAGTGAAAATATACCCACTGTTTTCAGTAAGACCAGAGTTAAATCCAAAGTTATTAAGCACATTATCAAATGGTTAGCTGATACAACATGCTTGATATCTCCCAAGAGTTAGGCAAATCTGCCTTTCttgagagagaaggaaaagcccCCTCTTGAGTTTGTGATCAAAAGACCTGTATAATACTAGGCTACAGATAGTCTGAAAAGAGGGAATGAAGCTGGAACAGTCAGAAGTTAGCCTGCTGTTACGTCCTCTTAGTGGTTATCAGATAAAAGGAAACATAGTAAGGGTCTTGTATGTTTAATGTTTATGTAACCTATTTGTCTTAAAAGGAGAGCTGTTCATTGGTGAAAATCTACTCTTTAATTATGcctacaaaaacaaacaatgcCATGCAAGAGCcaaagtaaaacattttgtttaaagTTAAATATCTGCTTTTGTGAGAATGTAATGCTGAGAGTTAAAGATGCACTACTGCTGAATTTCTATATGCCACAGCTCTATGCATTAGtctgaaaagccttttttcctttgaagttaTTGTTCACTTTATTGTTGCCTATAGGATTATTTTTGAGGTCTTTAGTTAAACATAAATCTTCTGTTACAACAACAAAGAAAGTCTTAAGGCACGTGGCAGGGATGTAGGTCATTGAATTTTGAGTATCTCAAAGCTACACTTATTGCTAAAGTTAAATATGGCTTCTACTTTCCTTTATTGCAAAAGCATAAAACAGTAAATACACactccaaaataaaaactgctgcCAGGAAAGAGAGCTTAAATCCTGTGTATTTCTCATACTATCACTCTGAAAagtaaagcagcagcttttattcaaaattaagGATACTAAGGATTTCTAGTGTAACTGGGAattgctttttcagcttttgacCTGGCAGAGCATGAAAAGCAGTTCTGAATGGCTGACATCTTCGTGTCCTGGCCTCTGCAGTAGGTAGAAATTTGCTTTGGCCATATAAAGCCATTTTACTTGACTGAAAACAGTTGTAGCATGACAGATGATCAAAAATAGCCCCACTGCAGCTTATGCTGTCAATCATCATGCGTTAAATGGCATGGTGGAGAGGAGCCTGCACAGGGTTTATGTTTATTGTAGGGTAAGATGTGGCAAACAGATAATGTTTCATAACTTCACCACCTGTTAGTTTCTTGGCTTAAATAAACCAAGTTACAAGAGCTTAAGTGGAAGCACATGTATTCACTTTATTGTTGCCTATAGGATTATTTTTGAGGTCTTTAGTTAAACATAAATCTTCTGTTACAACAACAAAGAAAGTCTTAAGGCACGTGGCAGGGATGTAGGTCATTGAATTTTGAGTATCTCAAAGCTACACTTATTGCTAAAGTTAAATATGGCTTCTACTTTCCTTTATTGCAAAAGCATAAAACAGTAAATACACactccaaaataaaaactgctgcCAGGAAAGAGAGCTTAAATCCTGTGTATTTCTCATACTATCACTCTGAAAagtaaagcagcagcttttattcaaaattaagGATACTAAGGATTTCTAGTGTAACTGGGAattgctttttcagcttttgacCTGGCAGAGCATGAAAAGCAGTTCT
It includes:
- the RBM24 gene encoding RNA-binding protein 24 translates to MHTTQKDTTYTKIFVGGLPYHTTDSSLRKYFEVFGDIEEAVVITDRQTGKSRGYGFVTMADRAAAERACKDPNPIIDGRKANVNLAYLGAKPRIMQPGFAFGVQQLHPALIQRPFGIPAHYVYPQAFVQPGVVIPHVQPAAAAASTTPYIDYTGAAYAQYSAAAAPQPLAAAAPGTAAAAAAAFGQYQPQQLQTDRMQ